From the genome of Triticum aestivum cultivar Chinese Spring chromosome 3B, IWGSC CS RefSeq v2.1, whole genome shotgun sequence, one region includes:
- the LOC123072738 gene encoding formin-like protein 3, with translation MVTMAAAKLAALLAMAALFAVAGAANPQEAHCWQCYYSCMQQKCGGYRNPAAHTAVDDGAAAASVPVNSTDGIAAVMHPTDGGAAAHVAGGYESYCKCNKACIVDCYKALPPVCYQMCVSETCSKLPPCKQAECYKACGDKCYHKQPSPGPKPPSPKPTPPKPAPPSHGGSPKPTPPKPAPPNHGGSPKPKPPKPAPPNHGGSPKPKPPKPAPPNHGGSPKWPCPPHAPKPKPKPKPCPPKPKPKPPCPCPPAADVSASTNNSNN, from the exons ATGGTCACCATGGCGGCGGCCAAGCTCGCCGCCCTCCTGGCCATGGCGGCGCTCTTCGCCGTGGCGGGGGCAGCGAATCCCCAGGAAGCCCACTGCTGGCAGTGCTACTACTCCTGCATGCAGCAGAAGTGCGGCGGCTACCGCAACCCCGCCGCCCACACAGCCGTGGACGACGGTGCGGCGGccgcctccgtcccagtcaactccACCGACGGCATTGCGGCCGTCATGCACCCCACCGACGGTGGTGCGGCCGCCCACGTCGCCGGCGGGTACGAGAGCTACTGCAAGTGCAACAAGGCGTGCATCGTGGACTGCTACAAGGCCCTGCCGCCGGTGTGCTACCAGATGTGCGTCTCCGAGACCTGCTCCAAGCTGCCACCAT GTAAGCAGGCGGAATGCTACAAAGCATGCGGGGACAAATGCTACCACAAGCAGCCCAGCCCGGGCCCGAAGCCGCCAAGCCCGAAGCCCACTCCGCCAAAGCCCGCACCTCCGAGCCACGGCGGTTCACCGAAGCCCACGCCGCCAAAGCCCGCACCTCCGAACCACGGTGGTTCACCGAAGCCCAAGCCGCCGAAGCCCGCACCTCCGAACCACGGTGGTTCACCGAAGCCCAAGCCGCCGAAGCCCGCACCTCCGAACCACGGCGGTTCACCGAAGTGGCCGTGCCCTCCTCATGCGCCCAAGCCCAAGCCCAAGCCCAAGCCGTGTCCGCCGAAGCCCAAGCCCAAGCCGCCATGCCCGTGCCCGCCAGCGGCCGATGTATCCGCGTCGACCAACAACAGCAACAACTGA